From Triticum urartu cultivar G1812 chromosome 2, Tu2.1, whole genome shotgun sequence, a single genomic window includes:
- the LOC125536064 gene encoding branchpoint-bridging protein-like isoform X3: MLRSKHTGIKDASDKKILVDMLFWAIDNPPPANYLLISGDRDFSHAIHKLKMRRYNILLAQPPNVSQTLTAAAKSVWLWKSLVAGEPPLEQSPYISSTSCGNKDDLATSRNIVSRSLDVTQDANPEVQNILCDRQSGSNGMADKKCEVKRPREMETDNVSKPASKKQLKKMSGLANTSTKQTAVKKPTQGQLKAVKGQGLICYKCGDGHRAAECTFSGDCHGCGRQGHKDRVCKVNPNSVVKWQPAHAQDLVTPSPGSVSRQAAPHVPSPPPASPVAAASPQTTAETPSGPTSTPPRECFLQETPAVSTPPPASAAPVPPHTGVSDFSAPAHSGVYAMPTAVSMGKPDVVTQQTSSAPHPPTAVLAHRPMAGPGQYHQVGASRPFPAWTPPPWCFLQAPPAVLSPPPAPVPPHTGDGKFSAPAHSGVYTMSTAVSLGKPDVMTQRASSAPHPPTAVLAAHRSVTGQYNQVGASQLQPASSAPRPPTAVLAHQSAAGQYHQVGASQLHLASSAPHPPTAVLAHQPVAGQYHQVGASQLHPAWTFPPGYFWQAMQLLLQQRRS, encoded by the exons ATGCTACGATCAAAACATACAG GCATTAAAGATGCAAGTGATAAGAAGATCTTGGTTGACATGCTGTTCTGGGCTATTGACAATCCTCCACCAGCAAATTATCTGCTTATCTCTGGTGACCGGGACTTCTCTCATGCCATTCAtaagcttaaaatgaggcgatacaATATTTTATTGGCACAACCTCCAAACGTGTCTCAAACACTTACTGCTGCAGCAAAGAGTGTTTGGCTCTGGAAAAGCCTTGTGGCTGGAGAACCACCATTAGAACAGTCACCATACATAAGCAGCACATCTTGTGGCAATAAGGATGATTTGGCTACATCAAGGAACATAGTTTCTCGTTCTTTGGATGTGACTCAAGATGCCAACCCTGAAGTGCAGAATATTTTGTGTGATCGTCAAAGCGGTTCTAACGGCATGGCAGATAAGAAATGTGAAGTTAAGCGACCTCGAGAAATGGAGACAGACAATGTGTCCAAACCAGCAAGCAAAAAGCAGCTGAAGAAGATGAGTGGGCTGGCAAATACCAGCACTAAGCAAACTGCTGTCAAGAAACCAACACAAGGGCAACTAAAAGCAGTCAAGGGGCAGGGCTTGATCTGCTATAAGTGTGGTGATGGGCACCGTGCTGCAGAGTGCACCTTTAGTGGTGACTGCCACGGTTGTGGCCGACAGGGCCACAAGGACCGAGTGTGCAAAGTGAATCCTAACAGCGTCGTCAAGTGGCAGCCGGCACATGCACAAGACTTAGTCACGCCCTCACCGGGGTCTGTCTCCCGGCAGGCAGCCCCTCATGTGCCTTCTCCACCTCCAGCTTCCCCCGTCGCGGCTGCGTCACCACAGACAACTGCTGAAACTCCTTCTGGTCCAACTTCGACACCACCACGGGAGTGCTTCTTGCAGGAGACTCCTGCCGTGTCAACCCCACCTCCGGCTTCTGCGGCTCCTGTACCGCCACATACTGGTGTTAGCGATTTTTCTGCCCCAGCTCACTCTGGAGTCTATGCCATGCCGACAGCTGTGTCAATGGGTAAACCAGACGTGGTGACGCAGCAGACATCTTCAGCCCCTCATCCTCCTACGGCGGTTCTAGCTCACCGGCCAATGGCAGGACCAGGACAGTATCATCAAGTGGGTGCTTCTCGGCCGTTTCCAGCTTGGACACCACCACCATGGTGCTTCTTGCAGGCGCCTCCTGCTGTGCTGAGTCCACCTCCGGCTCCTGTGCCGCCACATACCGGTGATGGAAAATTTTCTGCCCCAGCTCACTCTGGAGTCTACACCATGTCAACAGCTGTGTCATTGGGTAAACCAGATGTGATGACGCAACGGGCATCTTCAGCCCCTCATCCTCCTACGGCAGTTCTAGCAGCTCACCGATCAGTCACAGGACAGTATAATCAAGTGGGTGCTTCTCAGCTGCAACCTGCATCTTCAGCCCCTCGTCCTCCTACGGCAGTTCTAGCTCACCAATCAGCCGCAGGACAGTATCATCAAGTGGGTGCTTCTCAGCTGCATCTGGCATCTTCAGCCCCTCATCCTCCTACGGCGGTTCTAGCTCACCAACCAGTCGCAGGACAGTATCATCAAGTGGGTGCTTCTCAGCTGCATCCAGCTTGGACTTTTCCTCCGGGCTACTTCTGGCAGGCAATGCAGCTTCTCCTGCAGCAGCGCCGCTCGTGA
- the LOC125536064 gene encoding formin-like protein 20 isoform X2 — protein MCVFPTHQPLFVSPINRWKKRGQKYIQGIKDASDKKILVDMLFWAIDNPPPANYLLISGDRDFSHAIHKLKMRRYNILLAQPPNVSQTLTAAAKSVWLWKSLVAGEPPLEQSPYISSTSCGNKDDLATSRNIVSRSLDVTQDANPEVQNILCDRQSGSNGMADKKCEVKRPREMETDNVSKPASKKQLKKMSGLANTSTKQTAVKKPTQGQLKAVKGQGLICYKCGDGHRAAECTFSGDCHGCGRQGHKDRVCKVNPNSVVKWQPAHAQDLVTPSPGSVSRQAAPHVPSPPPASPVAAASPQTTAETPSGPTSTPPRECFLQETPAVSTPPPASAAPVPPHTGVSDFSAPAHSGVYAMPTAVSMGKPDVVTQQTSSAPHPPTAVLAHRPMAGPGQYHQVGASRPFPAWTPPPWCFLQAPPAVLSPPPAPVPPHTGDGKFSAPAHSGVYTMSTAVSLGKPDVMTQRASSAPHPPTAVLAAHRSVTGQYNQVGASQLQPASSAPRPPTAVLAHQSAAGQYHQVGASQLHLASSAPHPPTAVLAHQPVAGQYHQVGASQLHPAWTFPPGYFWQAMQLLLQQRRS, from the exons ATGTGCGTTTTTCCTACACACCAGCCTCTGTTTGTTTCTCCCATCAACAGATGGAAAAAGAGAGGTCAAAAGTATATACAAG GCATTAAAGATGCAAGTGATAAGAAGATCTTGGTTGACATGCTGTTCTGGGCTATTGACAATCCTCCACCAGCAAATTATCTGCTTATCTCTGGTGACCGGGACTTCTCTCATGCCATTCAtaagcttaaaatgaggcgatacaATATTTTATTGGCACAACCTCCAAACGTGTCTCAAACACTTACTGCTGCAGCAAAGAGTGTTTGGCTCTGGAAAAGCCTTGTGGCTGGAGAACCACCATTAGAACAGTCACCATACATAAGCAGCACATCTTGTGGCAATAAGGATGATTTGGCTACATCAAGGAACATAGTTTCTCGTTCTTTGGATGTGACTCAAGATGCCAACCCTGAAGTGCAGAATATTTTGTGTGATCGTCAAAGCGGTTCTAACGGCATGGCAGATAAGAAATGTGAAGTTAAGCGACCTCGAGAAATGGAGACAGACAATGTGTCCAAACCAGCAAGCAAAAAGCAGCTGAAGAAGATGAGTGGGCTGGCAAATACCAGCACTAAGCAAACTGCTGTCAAGAAACCAACACAAGGGCAACTAAAAGCAGTCAAGGGGCAGGGCTTGATCTGCTATAAGTGTGGTGATGGGCACCGTGCTGCAGAGTGCACCTTTAGTGGTGACTGCCACGGTTGTGGCCGACAGGGCCACAAGGACCGAGTGTGCAAAGTGAATCCTAACAGCGTCGTCAAGTGGCAGCCGGCACATGCACAAGACTTAGTCACGCCCTCACCGGGGTCTGTCTCCCGGCAGGCAGCCCCTCATGTGCCTTCTCCACCTCCAGCTTCCCCCGTCGCGGCTGCGTCACCACAGACAACTGCTGAAACTCCTTCTGGTCCAACTTCGACACCACCACGGGAGTGCTTCTTGCAGGAGACTCCTGCCGTGTCAACCCCACCTCCGGCTTCTGCGGCTCCTGTACCGCCACATACTGGTGTTAGCGATTTTTCTGCCCCAGCTCACTCTGGAGTCTATGCCATGCCGACAGCTGTGTCAATGGGTAAACCAGACGTGGTGACGCAGCAGACATCTTCAGCCCCTCATCCTCCTACGGCGGTTCTAGCTCACCGGCCAATGGCAGGACCAGGACAGTATCATCAAGTGGGTGCTTCTCGGCCGTTTCCAGCTTGGACACCACCACCATGGTGCTTCTTGCAGGCGCCTCCTGCTGTGCTGAGTCCACCTCCGGCTCCTGTGCCGCCACATACCGGTGATGGAAAATTTTCTGCCCCAGCTCACTCTGGAGTCTACACCATGTCAACAGCTGTGTCATTGGGTAAACCAGATGTGATGACGCAACGGGCATCTTCAGCCCCTCATCCTCCTACGGCAGTTCTAGCAGCTCACCGATCAGTCACAGGACAGTATAATCAAGTGGGTGCTTCTCAGCTGCAACCTGCATCTTCAGCCCCTCGTCCTCCTACGGCAGTTCTAGCTCACCAATCAGCCGCAGGACAGTATCATCAAGTGGGTGCTTCTCAGCTGCATCTGGCATCTTCAGCCCCTCATCCTCCTACGGCGGTTCTAGCTCACCAACCAGTCGCAGGACAGTATCATCAAGTGGGTGCTTCTCAGCTGCATCCAGCTTGGACTTTTCCTCCGGGCTACTTCTGGCAGGCAATGCAGCTTCTCCTGCAGCAGCGCCGCTCGTGA
- the LOC125536064 gene encoding WW domain-binding protein 11-like isoform X1, which produces MGEYAAVKTSVWWDIENCAVPRSCDPQLIVQNMSSALATAGYRGPISVSAYGDTHQIAHNVQHALSSTGVSLHHVPAGIKDASDKKILVDMLFWAIDNPPPANYLLISGDRDFSHAIHKLKMRRYNILLAQPPNVSQTLTAAAKSVWLWKSLVAGEPPLEQSPYISSTSCGNKDDLATSRNIVSRSLDVTQDANPEVQNILCDRQSGSNGMADKKCEVKRPREMETDNVSKPASKKQLKKMSGLANTSTKQTAVKKPTQGQLKAVKGQGLICYKCGDGHRAAECTFSGDCHGCGRQGHKDRVCKVNPNSVVKWQPAHAQDLVTPSPGSVSRQAAPHVPSPPPASPVAAASPQTTAETPSGPTSTPPRECFLQETPAVSTPPPASAAPVPPHTGVSDFSAPAHSGVYAMPTAVSMGKPDVVTQQTSSAPHPPTAVLAHRPMAGPGQYHQVGASRPFPAWTPPPWCFLQAPPAVLSPPPAPVPPHTGDGKFSAPAHSGVYTMSTAVSLGKPDVMTQRASSAPHPPTAVLAAHRSVTGQYNQVGASQLQPASSAPRPPTAVLAHQSAAGQYHQVGASQLHLASSAPHPPTAVLAHQPVAGQYHQVGASQLHPAWTFPPGYFWQAMQLLLQQRRS; this is translated from the exons ATGGGGGAGTACGCGGCGGTCAAGACGTCGGTGTGGTGGGACATCGAGAACTGCGCCGTCCCGCGCAGCTGCGACCCCCAGCTCATCGTCCAGAACATGAGCTCAGCCCTCGCCACCGCCGGCTACCGCGGCCCCATCTCCGTCTCCGCCTATGGGGACACCCACCAAATTGCCCACAACGTCCAGCACGCCCTCTCCAGCACCGGCGTCTCCCTCCACCACGTCCCCGCCG GCATTAAAGATGCAAGTGATAAGAAGATCTTGGTTGACATGCTGTTCTGGGCTATTGACAATCCTCCACCAGCAAATTATCTGCTTATCTCTGGTGACCGGGACTTCTCTCATGCCATTCAtaagcttaaaatgaggcgatacaATATTTTATTGGCACAACCTCCAAACGTGTCTCAAACACTTACTGCTGCAGCAAAGAGTGTTTGGCTCTGGAAAAGCCTTGTGGCTGGAGAACCACCATTAGAACAGTCACCATACATAAGCAGCACATCTTGTGGCAATAAGGATGATTTGGCTACATCAAGGAACATAGTTTCTCGTTCTTTGGATGTGACTCAAGATGCCAACCCTGAAGTGCAGAATATTTTGTGTGATCGTCAAAGCGGTTCTAACGGCATGGCAGATAAGAAATGTGAAGTTAAGCGACCTCGAGAAATGGAGACAGACAATGTGTCCAAACCAGCAAGCAAAAAGCAGCTGAAGAAGATGAGTGGGCTGGCAAATACCAGCACTAAGCAAACTGCTGTCAAGAAACCAACACAAGGGCAACTAAAAGCAGTCAAGGGGCAGGGCTTGATCTGCTATAAGTGTGGTGATGGGCACCGTGCTGCAGAGTGCACCTTTAGTGGTGACTGCCACGGTTGTGGCCGACAGGGCCACAAGGACCGAGTGTGCAAAGTGAATCCTAACAGCGTCGTCAAGTGGCAGCCGGCACATGCACAAGACTTAGTCACGCCCTCACCGGGGTCTGTCTCCCGGCAGGCAGCCCCTCATGTGCCTTCTCCACCTCCAGCTTCCCCCGTCGCGGCTGCGTCACCACAGACAACTGCTGAAACTCCTTCTGGTCCAACTTCGACACCACCACGGGAGTGCTTCTTGCAGGAGACTCCTGCCGTGTCAACCCCACCTCCGGCTTCTGCGGCTCCTGTACCGCCACATACTGGTGTTAGCGATTTTTCTGCCCCAGCTCACTCTGGAGTCTATGCCATGCCGACAGCTGTGTCAATGGGTAAACCAGACGTGGTGACGCAGCAGACATCTTCAGCCCCTCATCCTCCTACGGCGGTTCTAGCTCACCGGCCAATGGCAGGACCAGGACAGTATCATCAAGTGGGTGCTTCTCGGCCGTTTCCAGCTTGGACACCACCACCATGGTGCTTCTTGCAGGCGCCTCCTGCTGTGCTGAGTCCACCTCCGGCTCCTGTGCCGCCACATACCGGTGATGGAAAATTTTCTGCCCCAGCTCACTCTGGAGTCTACACCATGTCAACAGCTGTGTCATTGGGTAAACCAGATGTGATGACGCAACGGGCATCTTCAGCCCCTCATCCTCCTACGGCAGTTCTAGCAGCTCACCGATCAGTCACAGGACAGTATAATCAAGTGGGTGCTTCTCAGCTGCAACCTGCATCTTCAGCCCCTCGTCCTCCTACGGCAGTTCTAGCTCACCAATCAGCCGCAGGACAGTATCATCAAGTGGGTGCTTCTCAGCTGCATCTGGCATCTTCAGCCCCTCATCCTCCTACGGCGGTTCTAGCTCACCAACCAGTCGCAGGACAGTATCATCAAGTGGGTGCTTCTCAGCTGCATCCAGCTTGGACTTTTCCTCCGGGCTACTTCTGGCAGGCAATGCAGCTTCTCCTGCAGCAGCGCCGCTCGTGA